A window of Longimicrobium sp. genomic DNA:
GTCGAGCACCTTGCGCCGCGCCTCCTCCACGAGCGTCGTGGCGGCCATCGACGACGGGTTGCGCGAGTGCGGGTTCCCGAGCACGCACCCGCACAGGTAGTCCGCGTGCGCGCGCACCTGGCTCTCGGCGTAAAGCCCCGCACCCGTGTAGTCGAGGTACACGTGCCCGCCGCGGTCCAGCCGGCTGAAGTCGCGCCTGCGAAGCTCGGCAAAGGTGTCGGTCATGCGTTCACACCCGGGATGGAGAAGGTCAAGGCTACCAGGAGTTTCGCTCAAACGTTCGCCGCAGCACGACGCGGAGGTCCGGGTCGAGCGCGCTCGGCTCACTCTCGGACACCAGATCCAGACGCGCCGTCACCTCAGCCTCCGCGGCGATGGCAACATCATCCGAGACAGCCTCAGAGTTTTCCTTAGCTTCGTCCACCTGGATACCTCGATCAGGTCACGCGAAAAGGAGACGCCCGCGAGGTTGTGGAATCTCACGACCCAGCTCCCGGGCCGTGGCGATCCACTCGTCGATGACGACCTTGACATCGCCTACCGCTTCGGCGTACGTGGCCCCGTCGGCGGCGCAGCCCGGCAACTCCGGCACAATCGAGATGAAGGCGCTGTCCTCGTCGCTCCAATACACGATCAGCTCGTAGCGATGCTCATTTTTCATCCGAGCCGCTCGACGTCGGTATCCGGCTGGTGTGTCGCCGCAAGGCGGAGTGCATCGGCGCAAAGATCCACGCCGCCCGGCCACTCCAGAAATCGACCACCATCCCCTATCACGACTCCCGAAAACACCTCGGGATCTTTGAGCGCCGAGAGCACGCCCCCCTTTGCGATCTGCGGGCCCAGCTCGACTCTGGCCGCGGTACCGTCCGCAAAGGTCAGGTCGAGCGCCTCGGGAGGCGCGGGCAGGGCGCGGGTGATGATTGCGAGCATAGCGGCCTCATGGAGTTCAGTCGAGCGGAGCGATCTGGGACGGAGCCTGCCCATCCTGGCACCTGCGCCAGTTCTGGAGCAGCTCGAGCTGGTGCAGCGCAGTCCATTCCAGCACCATCGACCTCACGCGCCCGGGCGCCGCACCGTCGAGGATGCTGACGGGCGAGATACCCACGACCAGCTCGTGCTCTCCATACACCGCGTGAAAGTGCGGCGGAGCGTGGTCATTGTAGAAGATCCGTATGAGGATCCCGTAGAACTGCGAGATCGTTGGCATGCGCGCCGTACGTTGGCTCGGAGCAGTTCAGGCTTCGCGCGTATAACATAGCCCATCCTGGCGTGATCGGGGAGCGGGCCGGTTCGCGGCGCGGTGGTGCCATCCCAATCCGCGCTTCAGGCGAAAAACAGCCGCCCGCGGGCTCGCGGTACGACACGCCCCATCTCCCGCGCCACCGAGATCCACTCGTCGATGACCATCTCGACGTTGGCAACGGACTCGGCGTACGTGGCTCCATCCGCCGCGCAGCCCGGCAGCTCCGGGACGAGCGAGATGAACGCGTTGTCCTCATCGCTCCAATGAACGATGAGCTCGTACCGATGTTCATTGTTCATCTGGAACTCCCACCATTCAGGTCTGAGCGCCAACCACCCTGCCGCGCCGCATCGTCTCGGGGAGGAAGATGGCGACGAGGGCGGCCATCGCCAGCGCTGCACAGGCGGCGACGATAGTGTTGCCGCCGAAGCCCCAGTACGCGTACGTCGCGCCGGCCAGCGCGCTCCCCACGCCCGAGCCGGCCTGGCCGACCGCCATCGACAGGCTCATCAGCGAGCCGCGCTGCCGGTCGGGGACGAGCTCGGCCATCATCGCCTGAAAGGGGGAGGCGCGCGCGGCAAAGAGCGCCATCGTCCCGCCGAAAAGGAGGTAGGCGCCGGTGATGGAGCGCGCCAGGGGCACCGTGGCCGCGATCCCCATCGCCAGGCCGATGCTGGCGCCGATCACCAGCCGCTTGCGCCCCGTGCGGTCGGAGAGCCGGCCGGCGGCGGGGCCCGTGAGCACCGTCGCCACGCCGCCGATGGCGAAGAGGAGCGCCACCTGCCCCGGCCCAGCCCCGCGCGCCTGCTCCAGCCAGGTGGGTAGGAAGAGGATGTACAGCGCCGTCCCCCCGAACATCCCGAAGCTCGACAGGACGGCGACCGCCGCCGCGCGCCTCTCGAGCAGCGCGCGGTAGTGGCGCAGCAGGTAGCGCACGCCGAGCGGCGCCCGCTGCAGCTCCACGTCCGCGTGCGGCACCCAGCGCACGATCATCAGCCACGCGATCCCCATCGTGGCGGCGAAGACCAGGAACGGCGCGCGGAAGCCGCTGCGCGCCGCCAGCAGCGTCCCCACGGGGATGCCGAGGACCTGGCCGGCCGCCATCCCGCTCATCACCCAGCCGTTGGCCCACCCCCGCCGCTCGGGTGGAAAGTAGTCGCCCACGTACGCGGCGGTGGCGCCCGTCAGCACGCCGCCGCCCGCGCCCGTGAGCACGCGCACGGCCAGGAAC
This region includes:
- a CDS encoding type II toxin-antitoxin system HicB family antitoxin; this translates as MKNEHRYELIVYWSDEDSAFISIVPELPGCAADGATYAEAVGDVKVVIDEWIATARELGREIPQPRGRLLFA
- a CDS encoding DUF2442 domain-containing protein, translated to MLAIITRALPAPPEALDLTFADGTAARVELGPQIAKGGVLSALKDPEVFSGVVIGDGGRFLEWPGGVDLCADALRLAATHQPDTDVERLG
- a CDS encoding DUF4160 domain-containing protein yields the protein MPTISQFYGILIRIFYNDHAPPHFHAVYGEHELVVGISPVSILDGAAPGRVRSMVLEWTALHQLELLQNWRRCQDGQAPSQIAPLD
- a CDS encoding type II toxin-antitoxin system HicB family antitoxin — its product is MNNEHRYELIVHWSDEDNAFISLVPELPGCAADGATYAESVANVEMVIDEWISVAREMGRVVPRARGRLFFA
- a CDS encoding MFS transporter, encoding MTAPARRPPAWATLAALWLLVFSVTTQTMILAPILPRVAEQLRISEGRVAWISTGYSVAVALVAVVAGPVSDRVGRRRMLLAGAAAMTVGLALHALALGFGSFLAVRVLTGAGGGVLTGATAAYVGDYFPPERRGWANGWVMSGMAAGQVLGIPVGTLLAARSGFRAPFLVFAATMGIAWLMIVRWVPHADVELQRAPLGVRYLLRHYRALLERRAAAVAVLSSFGMFGGTALYILFLPTWLEQARGAGPGQVALLFAIGGVATVLTGPAAGRLSDRTGRKRLVIGASIGLAMGIAATVPLARSITGAYLLFGGTMALFAARASPFQAMMAELVPDRQRGSLMSLSMAVGQAGSGVGSALAGATYAYWGFGGNTIVAACAALAMAALVAIFLPETMRRGRVVGAQT